In Rosa chinensis cultivar Old Blush chromosome 1, RchiOBHm-V2, whole genome shotgun sequence, a genomic segment contains:
- the LOC112182038 gene encoding auxin response factor 18 gives MAHSECESSSISRATADTGFGGALYTELWKLCAGPLVDVPSPGERVFYFPQGHMEQLEASTNQELNPQIPRFNIPSKILCRVVNIQLLAERETDEVYAQITLHPESDQSEPTSPDPCVPEPPKPATYSFCKILTASDTSTHGGFSVLRKHANDCLPPLDMNQATPTQELVAKDLHGYEWKFKHIFRGQPRRHLLTTGWSTFVTSKRLVAGDAFVFLRGGNGELRVGVRRLARQQTPMPSSVISSQSMHLGVLATASHAVMTSTLFVVYYKPRTSQFIVGLNKYLEAINNKFSVGMRFKMRFEGEDSPERRFTGTIVGVGDLSPHWSESKWRSLKVQWDEHATVPRPDRVSPWEIEPFVASVPLNLAQPVVKSKRPKTVEIASSEITTNSIASPFWYQGSNQSVEPTQLGSVAEVQSSGSQAVWPPRQKESNGSSYSSSRICAEGIWPSSPKVNVSLSLFADSQEGNKNVSMGSTPPSFPSPPSKPSNGPVHDQLETGKKSESSSGFRLFGYDVPNSITARFREREPMFTTVCCGAKGPILAAASELDQDLEISKISKEQMQVVSEMPPIETQSKQGSTVSTRSRTKVHMQGVAVGRAVDLTALKGYDDLINELEKMFEIKGELRPANKWAVVFTDDENDMMLLGDDQWQDFCRTVKKIFIYSSDYVQMLRQGKQKNSALVCQETEN, from the exons ATGGCGCACAGCGAGTGTGAGTCTTCATCTATTTCTCGTGCTACTGCCGATACAG GTTTTGGAGGTGCTTTGTATACAGAGCTATGGAAGTTATGTGCAGGGCCTCTGGTGGATGTGCCCAGTCCTGGAGAGAGAGTGTTCTACTTTCCGCAGGGTCATATGGAACAA CTGGAAGCATCAACAAATCAAGAACTGAATCCGCAAATCCCTCGGTTTAATATACCTTCGAAGATCCTTTGTCGTGTGGTTAACATTCAATTACTG GCAGAACGAGAAACCGATGAGGTTTATGCTCAGATCACTTTGCACCCAGAATCAGAT CAAAGTGAACCTACAAGTCCTGATCCATGTGTACCAGAGCCTCCAAAACCGGCTACTTACTCGTTTTGCAAGATTCTGACAGCTTCTGATACAAGCACCCATGGAGGGTTCTCTGTTCTTCGAAAGCATGCTAATGATTGCTTGCCTCCTTTG GACATGAACCAAGCAACTCCAACTCAGGAATTGGTTGCCAAAGATCTTCATGGGTATGAGTGGAAATTTAAGCATATCTTCAGAG GTCAACCTCGGAGGCATTTACTTACCACAGGATGGAGTACATTTGTCACTTCCAAAAGATTGGTTGCTGGTGATGCATTTGTGTTTTTGAG GGGTGGTAATGGGGAACTACGGGTTGGGGTTCGGCGTCTTGCTCGTCAACAGACTCCCATGCCTTCATCAGTGATATCTAGCCAAAGTATGCATCTTGGAGTGCTTGCAACTGCTTCTCATGCTGTCATGACCTCAACTCTCTTTGTTGTCTATTACAAGCCCAG gacAAGCCAATTTATTGTTGGATTAAACAAATATCTTGAAGCCATCAACAAtaagttttctgttggcatgCGCTTTAAAATGCGATTTGAGGGGGAAGACTCACCGGAAAGAAG ATTCACTGGCACTATAGTAGGGGTTGGGGATTTATCTCCTCACTGGTCTGAATCTAAATGGCGATCTCTGAAG GTTCAATGGGATGAACATGCCACAGTACCAAGGCCGGATAGGGTTTCTCCTTGGGAGATAGAGCCATTTGTAGCTTCTGTTCCGTTAAATCTTGCTCAACCAGTTGTAAAGAGCAAAAGGCCTAAAACTGTTGAAATTGCTTCATCTG AAATTACCACCAATTCAATTGCTTCACCTTTCTGGTATCAAGGGTCAAACCAGTCTGTCGAGCCAACTCAATTAGGCAGTGTTGCTGAAGTCCAAAGCTCTGGTAGCCAGGCTGTGTGGCCCCCGAGGCAGAAAGAGAGCAATGGCAGCAGCTACTCTAGCTCAAGGATCTGTGCAGAGGGCATCTGGCCTTCTTCTCCAAAGGTGAATGTCTCTTTAAGCCTTTTTGCAGACTCACAAGAGGGCAACAAGAATGTTTCTATGGGGTCTACGCCACCTAGCTTCCCCTCCCCTCCTTCAAAACCTAGCAATGGCCCGGTGCATGACCAGCTGGAAACAGGGAAAAAGTCCGAGTCTTCTTCAGGTTTTCGGTTGTTTGGTTATGATGTGCCAAACTCAATTACTGCCCGTTTCCGGGAGAGAGAGCCAATGTTTACGACAGTGTGCTGTGGTGCCAAAGGACCTATTCTGGCCGCTGCATCAGAACTTGATCAGGACCTGGaaatttcaaaaatctcaaaagaacAGATGCAAGTTGTATCAGAGATGCCACCAATCGAGACACAAAGCAAGCAGGGATCCACTGTTTCAACGAGATCTCGCACCAAG GTGCATATGCAGGGTGTTGCTGTTGGTCGTGCTGTGGACTTGACTGCATTGAAGGGTTATGATGATCTAATTAATGAGTTGGAGAAAATGTTTGAGATCAAAGGAGAGCTTCGTCCAGCAAACAAATGGGCAGTTGTTTTTACTGATGATGAGAATGACATGATGCTTCTTGGCGATGATCAATGGCA AGATTTTTGCCGGACTGTGAAGAAGATATTTATCTATTCAAGTGATTACGTACAGATGCTAAGACAAGGCAAGCAAAAAAATTCAGCATTAGTGTGTCAGGAGACTGAAAACTAA